The following coding sequences lie in one Palaemon carinicauda isolate YSFRI2023 chromosome 7, ASM3689809v2, whole genome shotgun sequence genomic window:
- the LOC137644370 gene encoding uncharacterized protein: protein MAKQPSPHRHSKWRKLPLHAGPHTIPQWDDKDPVRWLNEVESMFQTCAVAEDMKALLLSKHMAGKGKNAHAALPADKQGNFEAARKALIEAYKLSPENWRRQWRWLTKSPSTSWSDWGFQKDRLHTLWVEAAKCTTYENLLLLFKIKDFHRNAPPALSIYISEKIPATFRAYCEYADEYELVQFNSGPPSSVPSGKSKPRQNPVSLTKCGHCGRSNHLEVNCWLKLSGQSTESTKQKNKLKVKVAKLNYASAYCKVRIGAKVQQDNRMTVRWIERVIKDLPTVELRVTTPQLRKRCRLGVVNNLGHEGYYLLLEQALLRGIKRVPLRCMKAVEPEPGTENAPPEEEDYSEGAVLLTTTGNEANPNNSPGVSGESEGEASITPEDLGSRTELIKSQLLDERLETYREAAYSDEAEMINLSKENFLLKEGVTSESPEAVTILQKPFAGIPFHDVLVYYVGPLPRSKRGNRFLLTIIDRFTRYLEAVPTRCANASHAVRGLTQHFCRFGFPATVQSDKGSHYMARSETTGYSPFELLYAHSTRGPLDILHEAWEDSSKASWVEELPDIQAKLRTAWEIAKASEAKVQGITKIHVDHEAQDRSFEVGDQVLVLRPGEQRPLSTKFTGPQKFLGKKGKLNYLVDCAIRRAKWLHVNLLKPYQQRAYVVGTVTHLHSPESNSEVLASFKLVTPALDIVKRGVVKSIVLQHPQVVRDILGHTQLLEHKIDLVPGTYPIRQNYYWLNPQWAERVSEQIKL from the exons ATGGCTAAACAGCCCTCACCCCATCGGCACTCAAAATGGCGAAAGCTTCCCCTCCATGCTGGTCCACACACCATTCCTCAGTGGGACGACAAGGATCCTGTGaggtggctaaatgaggtggagtcCATGTTTCAGACGTGTGCCGTAGCGgaggatatgaaggccctactactgtcaaagcatatggcggggaaagggaagaatgctcATGCTGCACTCCCCGCCGATAAACAGGGTAATTTTGAGGCTGCCAGGAAGGCCTTGATCGAGGCCTATAAACTAAGTCCTGAAAATTGGCGCCGTCAGTGGCGTTGGCTCACCAAGTCCCCCTCGACATCTTGGTCTGATTGGGGTTTTCAGAAGGATAGGCTCCACACCCTTTGGGTCGAGGCTGCAAAGTGCACTACTTACGAAAACCTCCTTTTGCTCTTCAAAATTAAGGACTTCCACAGGAACGCCCCACCGGCGCTCTCAATTTACATCTCTGAGAAAATTCCAGCCACGTTTAGAGCATACTGCGAGTATGCTGATGAGTACGAGCTAGTCCAGTTCAACTCGGGGCCCCCCAGCTCAGTCCCATCGGGTAAGTCTAAGCCCCGCCAAAATCCAGTCTCCCTTACCAAGTGTGGCCATTGCGGGAGATCTAACCACTTGGAAGTCAACTGTTGGCTGAAGCTATCCGGTCAGTCAACTGAGTCCACAAAGCAGAAGAATAAGCTCAAGGTTAAGGTGGCGAAGCTTAACTATGCCAGTGCATACTGCAAG GTGCGTAtcggtgccaaagtccagcaggacaatcgcatgacGGTCCGTTGGATCGAACGAGTCATTAAGGATCTCCCTACTgtggagttgagagtgaccacacCCCAGCTCAGGAAAAGGTGCAGGCTAGGGGTAGTGAACAATCTCGGGCATGAAGGCTATTACTTGCTCTTAGAACAAGCCCTCCTAAGAGGCATAAAGcgcgtgcccctcaggtgcatgaaagcaGTCGAGCCGGAGCCCGGGACTGAGAACGCCCCTCCTGAAGAAG AAGACTATTCGGAAGGAGCGGTGCTGCTCACCACCACAGGGAATGAAGCTAACCCAAATAATAGCCCAGGGGTCTCGGGGGAGTCTGAGGGAGAAGCGTCCATCACCCCAGAGGACCTAGGGAGTCGGACGGAGCTCATCAAATCTCAGTTGTTGGATGAGAGGCTGGAAACCTACAGGGAAGCTGCTTACTCAGACGAAGCAGAGATGATTAACCTCTCAAAGGAGAATTTCCTGCTGAAGGAAGGGGTGACTTCAGAGTCACCCGAGGCCGTCACGATCCTGCAGAAGCCCTtcgccg GTATCCCCTTCCATGATGTACTAGTGTATTATGTGGGTCCCCTGCCCCGTAGTAAGCGTGGAAATCGTTTCTTATTAACAATTATTGATCGGTTCACGCGCTACCTTGAAGCTGTACCGACCAGGTGCGCCAATGCCAGTCATGCTGTCAGAGGACTGACACAACATTTTTGTAGGTTTGGATTCCCAGCCACAGTCCAGTCGGATAAGGGCTCTCACTACATG GCACGCTCAGAAACCACAGGATACAGCCCTTTTGAGTTGCTGTACGCTCACTCTACACGTGGGCCACTAGACATACTCCATGAAGCTTGGGAGgactcctccaaggcctcctgggtGGAAGAGCTGCCTGATATACAGGCTAAGTTACGAACTGCCTGGGAAATTGCAAAGGCTTCCGAGGCAAAGGTACAGGGCATCACAAAAATTCACGTAGATCATGAAGCCCAGGATCGAAGTTTTGAAgtgggagaccaagttctggtACTCCGCCCAGGAGAACAGAGACCGTTAAGCACAAAATTTACGGGCCCCCAAAAGTTTCTTGGGaagaagggtaaattaaattaCCTAGTGGATTGCGCCATAAGACGAGCCAAGTGGCTCCATGTCAACCTGCTTAAGCCCTATCAACAAAGGGCCTATGTGGTGGGTACTGTTACCCACCTCCACTCACCCGAGAGCAACTCTGAGGTTCTGGCCAGCTTTAAACTGGTCACTCCTGCTTTGGACATTGTTAAGAGGGGTGTTGTCAAGAGCATCGTGCTACAGCACCCACAGGTAGTGCGAGACATACTGGGTCACACCCAACTATTAGAACACAAGATTGACTTGGTCCCAGGAACGTATCCGATCCGCCAGAATTATTATTGGTTAAACCCCCAGTGGGCTGAAAGGGTGTCGGAACAGATCAAGTTGTAG